The sequence TTCTGGGTGATTATGTAAATAGTTAGCTGCCATAATAGAGGCTTTCTTCTTTGAAGAGGTCTACAAAGAACTTTTTAGTCCGTCCGCTTCCATAATGCTGCACAGCTTCCCTGAGCAATTGAGAATCCATAGAATTTACCTTGGTTGCAACCCTCTTTAGGATGCTTTCTCTGTCTTCGACTAATCTAGCTAAATTATCAACTAAATCGACCAGTAGAAACACATCATTCAACTCTAAAGGGAAATGATGTTTAACTATAAATTGGAAATACCGGTTGCCTAATTTAAATCGACCATGGCGTTTATGGTTGTATACCACCGTCTCATTGTAAAGCTGTGTGGTGCCTACACCCAAAGCATTGTAAGCATTCGGTGTTGTGATTAGAAAACGAGTATCCTTCAAGAACGCCTCGATCAAGATCTGGTCATGAGGGGGAGTTTTCCCAAAAGCACTCTCTTTAGGGCAGTAATACATTCCGGTCGCCACTTTGAGTAACGACGTCTCTTGTTGGAGCTGTTTTAAATGGCGATCGATAGCATTTGACCACTTGTCAAGATCAGCTCGACGATATACCATGCCCGGTTCCAAATGGGATTTAACTACTTGAAGCGCAGTCATTATTTTACTCCTTTATAGATAAAGATAGCATGCATTATGTAAATTGCAAGTTTTTTCATTGAAAATTCATGCACATTCTTGATCAGAAGGGTTATTCAACCGTAAATCTGGCGTTGTTGCATAAATGTAGAGTAAGGAAAGAGCACTCCCTTTCCCCCAAAATTGTTACATTTTAGCAGATTTGGGCATACCAAGTTTGGTAAAAGTATTCAGGATGAAGCATCCAAGATGCAATTCAGCCTCTTGGTTATTCCATAATCTTGCATTAAGTTTACGGCCGATAATTTCTTTATAGCGATACATCGTATTTTCTACTTTAGCTCTTCGTCCGTATTTGTTTTTAGATTGCCAGGCGTATTTTCCTTTTTTATCAATGTAGTTAACCGTTTCTTGCCGCGGTGAGATTGCCTCATCAGCAGTTGATGGGGACCCACGAGCTGGAGGAATAATAGGCTTAATATTGGCTGATTCCAGCTGATCATAAGTCTCTTGACCATCATAACCTGAGTCAGCAATTAATTCGGTTACTTTTGTCGGATCAGCTTGTCGCAAATGATCTTGTAAGCAAGATCTATCATCTGCTAGATGATCGGTCATCATTCGGGAAACAATCAACCCCTCTTCATTAATACCAATGTAAAGCTTGCGCCAGAGTTTACGTTTATAGTGTTTCCCATGCTTCAGGGCTTTTGCATGAAATATTTCTTGAGTGAAAATTGCTAAAAATATTTGTCAAAAAGTTTAAATAAAGCTTAAATACCGCATAGCCAATAAGAATTCTGGGGGAGCAGTATGAGCATATTAGAACTTCTTGAAAGCATTCCTGACCCGCGCATGGAAGGAAAAGTTAAGCATAACCTGGGCTCTATCTTATTTGTTGGGTTATGCGGTGTTCTTTCTGGTTGCGAGAACTGGTCAGATATTGAGGATTACTGTGAAACGAAGTTTGAGTGGCTGTCTAGGTATGTTGATTTAACGAACGGTGTTCCATCTGAGTGGACATTTAGGCGAGTTTTTACGCTATTAGATCCGGCGCATATGGAACAAATATTAAGCGACCACGCAGCAAGCATTGTGAAGAGTCGCGACAACACAAGTGATCAAATTGCCTTAGATGGCAAAGCTCTCAGGAGAAGCAAACGGCTTGATTTAAAGTGTTTATACTCGATTACAGCATGGTGCCAGGAGAACAGTTTAGTGCTGGCTGAAACTCAGGTAGAGGGTAAATCCAATGAGATTGCAGCCATTCCGCTGCTTTTAGAAGTCCTTGATCTTAAAGGCAAAACCGTCACGATTGATGCTGCTGGTTGTCAAAAAAACATAGCCCGCCAAATTAAAGAGAAAAAGGGTGACTACGTCTTTGGTTTAAAAAAGAATCATCCAACCCTTTATGAAGCGGCAGGTGATCTGAAAGCACGAGAGGCAGAGCATGATAAAAACCGTCTTTATGACGCCTTTGATGATGGTCATGGCAGATCCGTCAGAAGGCGTTACTTCGGCTATGATGCACGCACCCTGCCAGCTATTCATGAGTGGCAAGGAGCTAAAAGCCTTATTGCCGTTGAGACAATTTCTTCAAAAAACCCTGACCCAGATAAACAGGTAACATCCTAATGGCGCTATTATCTTTCGAGCCATCCTTGGGATCATCCAAAACTTCCAGAGTATATCCGCCATCATTGGGGCATTGAAAACAAGCTTCATTGGGTTTTAGATGTTCAGTTGAGAGAAGATGATGATCAAAAGGCAGAACGTAAAAGCGCCCGTAGCTTTGCTCTTTTAAGGCGCATAGCTCTCAATATTGTTCGAACCCGCGATACGACTCCGAGAAGAAGCGTTAGACGCAAGCTCAAACGATCTGGATGGGACAACGACTACCTCAAAGGACTTTTGCTTAATTCCTAAAGAGTTATCTGTTATGAAGATGGGCTTAAATGCTAATCTCTAAGGATCATTATGCCTAATAATCCCGGTTTTTATTGTTTTTTAGCTCTGACTCAGGAAAATAAAACAGAAAAAGTAATCACGACAGGGGATTTTCAAGATATCTTGCTGCGCTTTTAGGAATATCCAAATTTCATGCAAAAGCCCTGGTATGATGGCTACTATGCTGTCAGGATTTTCTCAATTCGAGCGCGACCTTTTAAGCGAACGTGTAAAATCCGGCCTTGCTGCTGCTAGAGCACGAGGAAAAAAGCTTGGCCGCCAACCAGGACAAAGACCAAAATCAGACAGACTCACTCCCAAAGTGCTTGAAGCCTTAGAATCTGGGAAAAGCTATCGTTGGATCGCTCGAGACCTTGGCATCAGTAAAAATACTGTAGCTGACATCATCAAACGAAACAGGAATAATTCTTAGAGTGTCATTTCGCCCCTTCCAGGAATGCACCCCTAAAATTGTAAGACACTTTTCTAATCCAGGACGGTCTGTTTTTGCGCCCGATGCTTTATCGACAAAAATGAAGCCTTTTTGGCATCCTGCTTTTTTAAGAGCATCAAGTTGAAATGTTAAATCTTGTTTGTTTGTGCTAACGCGTGCATATATCCAAGGAGACATCCCATAGCCTTCCCTTTACCTTATTCTCATAAAGGGTCTGTTGCATCTAGAAACCGTAATCAAGGATAGATTAATTATAATAAAATCAATATACTAATCTTGGTACGCGAATTATATGTATATTTTAAGCTTTTAGAACCTATTGGCTTCCTTTATAAAAAATTATCTTTTTCTAAAAATAATACATAAAAAATATTTTTCAGGCCTTTAAGAAACAGTTCTTCGTTGGAAGCTTAATAAATTAAAGGAGATTTTCATGAAATCCATTCGCAGTGCTTCATTCCTTCTACTGATAAAACTTATTTCAGCGTTCGGGTTAAGCTTAGCCACTGCTCAGGATCAAAGACGGGAAGGTATCATCCAAGCTCAAAGACAAGAAATTGGTGCTTCTGTGTGTTTTGACACCTGGGGCATCACCGAACAAGAAATGGAAAAAACTTTTGCAACCAGTGAGAATCTTATTTGTTTAATGGAATTCGGAGGATACTTCAAAAGATTGAATGCTAATTGGAGCAAAGTTTTAGGGTGGGAAATTGAAGAGCTTTT is a genomic window of Candidatus Paracaedibacter acanthamoebae containing:
- a CDS encoding DUF6088 family protein, with translation MTALQVVKSHLEPGMVYRRADLDKWSNAIDRHLKQLQQETSLLKVATGMYYCPKESAFGKTPPHDQILIEAFLKDTRFLITTPNAYNALGVGTTQLYNETVVYNHKRHGRFKLGNRYFQFIVKHHFPLELNDVFLLVDLVDNLARLVEDRESILKRVATKVNSMDSQLLREAVQHYGSGRTKKFFVDLFKEESLYYGS
- a CDS encoding recombinase family protein, which produces MSPWIYARVSTNKQDLTFQLDALKKAGCQKGFIFVDKASGAKTDRPGLEKCLTILGVHSWKGRNDTLRIIPVSFDDVSYSIFTDAKVSSDPTIAFPRF